Proteins found in one Aquibium microcysteis genomic segment:
- a CDS encoding thermonuclease family protein codes for MVRIIDLDEARRTRGRRTPPRQPRPPSRLRRILLRILVAAVVIALVALAANWRSILPQTATDGGLVGLYLPPAALRGAAGVPAPVPTVKVAATRFPPCGGSARVDCVVDGDTIWLGGSKIRIADINTPELSSSQCAAERRLAERAAARLQALLEEGPFELRAQGRDEDRYGRKLRTLVRDGRSLGDTLVAEGLAHPWTGRRRSWCG; via the coding sequence ATGGTCCGCATCATCGATCTCGACGAAGCCCGCCGTACGCGGGGGCGGCGCACACCGCCCCGGCAGCCGCGCCCGCCGTCGCGGCTGCGCCGGATCCTGCTGCGCATCCTGGTCGCCGCCGTCGTGATCGCTCTCGTGGCGCTCGCCGCCAACTGGCGCTCGATCCTGCCGCAGACCGCGACCGACGGAGGCCTCGTCGGTCTCTATCTGCCGCCGGCCGCCCTTCGCGGCGCAGCCGGCGTGCCGGCACCGGTCCCGACGGTGAAGGTCGCCGCCACCCGCTTCCCACCCTGCGGCGGCAGCGCGCGCGTCGACTGCGTCGTCGACGGCGACACGATCTGGCTCGGCGGCAGCAAGATCCGGATCGCCGACATCAACACGCCGGAACTTTCCAGCTCGCAATGCGCGGCCGAGCGGCGCCTGGCCGAACGCGCGGCCGCGCGGCTGCAGGCCCTCCTCGAGGAAGGTCCGTTCGAACTGCGCGCGCAGGGCCGCGACGAGGATCGCTACGGCCGCAAGCTGCGCACCCTCGTCCGCGACGGCCGCTCGCTCGGCGACACGCTCGTCGCCGAAGGCCTCGCCCACCCCTGGACCGGCCGCCGCCGGAGCTGGTGCGGCTGA
- a CDS encoding addiction module antidote protein — MAEKLTTFDPAEGLTSNEAAAAFMAEAFASEDAGYIAHALGVVARATGMTRIARETGLSREQLYRSFSADGNPTLKTTLLVMKALGIELTARSPAHRPEPL, encoded by the coding sequence ATGGCTGAGAAGCTCACGACCTTCGACCCGGCAGAGGGACTGACCTCGAACGAGGCCGCCGCTGCCTTCATGGCGGAGGCCTTCGCGTCGGAGGACGCCGGCTACATCGCCCATGCGCTCGGCGTCGTCGCGCGCGCCACGGGCATGACCCGGATCGCCCGCGAGACGGGTCTCTCGCGCGAGCAGCTCTATCGATCGTTCAGCGCCGACGGCAACCCGACGCTCAAGACCACGCTCCTGGTCATGAAGGCTCTCGGCATCGAACTGACGGCAAGGTCTCCAGCGCACCGCCCGGAGCCCCTGTGA
- a CDS encoding type II toxin-antitoxin system RelE/ParE family toxin: MLDLKQTETFRKWWMRLGDERARGVIFSRLDRLAYGHVGDVRPVGDGVSELRIHHGPGYRVYFQRRGDTIVVLLCGGDKSTQARGTSGPRSALRRNGASEDG, from the coding sequence ATGCTCGACCTGAAGCAGACGGAGACGTTCCGGAAGTGGTGGATGCGCCTCGGCGACGAGCGCGCCCGCGGCGTGATCTTCTCGCGGTTGGACCGTCTCGCCTATGGCCACGTCGGCGACGTACGACCCGTCGGCGACGGCGTCAGCGAATTGCGCATCCACCACGGTCCGGGTTATCGCGTCTACTTCCAGCGACGCGGCGACACGATCGTCGTCCTGCTGTGCGGAGGCGACAAGAGCACCCAGGCCAGGGGGACATCAGGACCGCGAAGCGCCTTGCGGCGGAATGGAGCCAGTGAAGATGGCTGA
- a CDS encoding FitA-like ribbon-helix-helix domain-containing protein: MIIRNIPDDVFERFEQRAKADGKSAEQLAREVIAEKGMPDRAELIRRVDAIRASSTPIDWGTAERFWEEHRAERDARPADPSLDADR; this comes from the coding sequence ATGATCATCCGCAACATTCCCGACGACGTCTTCGAGCGCTTCGAGCAGCGCGCGAAGGCCGACGGCAAGTCGGCCGAGCAGCTGGCGCGCGAGGTCATCGCCGAGAAGGGCATGCCGGACCGGGCGGAGCTCATCCGGCGCGTCGACGCGATCCGGGCCAGTTCGACGCCGATCGACTGGGGAACGGCGGAACGATTCTGGGAGGAACACCGCGCCGAGCGGGACGCCCGCCCGGCGGATCCGTCGCTCGATGCCGATCGTTGA
- the fghA gene encoding S-formylglutathione hydrolase gives MKTISTAKSHGGTQGVYSHASEACGCDMTFAVFVPPQAKDGPCPVVWYLSGLTCTHANVMEKGEYRRMAAELGLIVVCPDTSPRGADVPDEKENWQFGSGAGFYVDATEAPYAANYRMYSYVVDELPRLIAANFPADRARQSIFGHSMGGHGALTIALKNPDRFASCSAFAPIVHPAAADWSSKAFARYLGPDEAGWRAHDACLLIEDGHRFDGFLVDQGTSDGFLQDGLRPWLLEEACRKAGIPLTLRMQEGYDHSYFFISSFMEDHLRWHAARLGAGGGDAK, from the coding sequence TTGAAAACGATTTCCACGGCAAAATCCCACGGCGGCACGCAGGGCGTCTACAGCCACGCCTCGGAGGCCTGCGGCTGCGACATGACCTTCGCGGTCTTCGTCCCGCCGCAGGCCAAGGACGGTCCCTGCCCCGTCGTCTGGTATCTCTCCGGCCTCACCTGCACCCATGCCAACGTGATGGAGAAGGGCGAGTACCGGCGCATGGCGGCCGAGCTCGGCCTGATCGTCGTCTGTCCGGACACCAGCCCGCGCGGCGCGGACGTCCCCGACGAGAAGGAGAACTGGCAGTTCGGCTCCGGCGCCGGCTTCTACGTCGACGCGACCGAGGCGCCCTATGCCGCCAACTACCGGATGTACTCCTACGTCGTCGACGAACTGCCCCGGCTGATCGCGGCCAACTTTCCGGCCGATAGGGCGCGGCAGTCGATCTTCGGCCATTCCATGGGCGGCCATGGCGCGCTGACCATCGCGCTGAAGAATCCCGACCGCTTCGCCAGCTGCTCGGCCTTCGCCCCGATCGTGCACCCTGCGGCCGCCGACTGGTCGTCGAAGGCCTTCGCGCGCTATCTCGGTCCCGACGAGGCCGGCTGGCGGGCCCATGACGCCTGCCTGCTGATCGAGGACGGCCATCGCTTCGACGGCTTCCTCGTCGACCAGGGCACGTCCGACGGCTTCCTGCAGGACGGGCTGCGCCCCTGGCTCCTGGAAGAGGCCTGTCGCAAGGCCGGCATCCCGCTCACCCTGCGCATGCAGGAGGGCTACGACCACTCCTACTTCTTCATCTCCAGCTTCATGGAAGACCACCTGCGCTGGCACGCGGCCCGGCTCGGCGCGGGCGGAGGCGACGCGAAATGA
- a CDS encoding NAD(P)H-hydrate dehydratase, whose amino-acid sequence MTLELLTPDEMAQADRLAIASGPFDGAGLMRRAGDAVAAEILARHPGAARVHVLAGPGNNGGDGFIVAARLTQAGLRVEVHCDAPPAGGDAGRASADWARPIRPLSDFQPRSCDLVVDALFGAGLARAVTGPAADAIDRANASDAFVVAVDLPSGISGRTGQPLGTAIRAGLTVTFFRLKPGHLLEPGRSHCGETVLADIGIADTVLRDIGCRTFRNEPLLWRQCFPRPHREAHKYARGHAGVFSGGASATGAARLAALAAARAGAGAVTVLSPASALQVNAMHLTSIMLRRTDTPDEALAFARERRLAAAVIGPGFGTGSRCAGFVAALARLGEEGALRLVLDADALTSFEEEPQALFRLLVRAEPGGEPLVVLTPHEGEFRRLFPDLAADGTLSKLERAQAAARRSHAVVVVKGPDTVIAEPAGRAAVNANGTPYLATAGSGDVLAGIAAGLLAQGMPAFEAACAAVWMHAEAGSRFGPGLIAEDLPGLLPPVLADLPARASGR is encoded by the coding sequence ATGACGCTCGAACTCCTCACCCCCGACGAGATGGCGCAGGCCGACCGTCTCGCCATTGCATCCGGCCCCTTCGACGGCGCCGGGCTGATGCGCCGCGCCGGCGACGCCGTGGCGGCCGAGATCCTCGCCCGCCATCCCGGCGCGGCCCGCGTCCACGTGCTGGCGGGGCCCGGGAACAATGGCGGCGACGGCTTCATCGTTGCCGCGCGCCTGACGCAGGCCGGCCTTCGCGTCGAGGTCCATTGCGATGCGCCGCCCGCCGGCGGGGATGCCGGCCGGGCTAGCGCGGACTGGGCCCGGCCGATCCGGCCGCTTTCGGACTTCCAGCCTCGGTCCTGCGACCTCGTCGTCGACGCGCTGTTCGGCGCCGGCCTCGCGCGCGCCGTGACAGGTCCGGCCGCCGACGCGATCGACCGGGCCAATGCCTCGGACGCGTTCGTGGTCGCCGTCGACCTCCCGTCGGGCATTTCGGGCCGGACCGGCCAGCCCCTCGGCACGGCGATCCGTGCCGGCCTCACCGTCACCTTCTTCCGGCTGAAGCCGGGCCACCTGCTGGAGCCGGGGCGCAGCCATTGCGGCGAGACCGTGCTCGCCGACATCGGCATTGCGGACACGGTCCTGCGGGACATCGGCTGCCGGACCTTCCGGAACGAGCCGCTCCTGTGGCGGCAATGCTTCCCCCGTCCGCACCGGGAGGCGCACAAATATGCACGCGGCCATGCCGGCGTCTTCTCCGGCGGCGCCTCGGCCACGGGCGCGGCGCGGCTCGCGGCGCTGGCCGCCGCGCGCGCCGGGGCGGGCGCGGTGACCGTCCTGTCGCCGGCCTCGGCGCTGCAGGTCAACGCCATGCACCTGACGTCGATCATGCTGCGCCGCACGGACACGCCGGACGAGGCCTTGGCCTTCGCCCGCGAGCGGCGGCTGGCGGCGGCGGTCATCGGGCCGGGCTTCGGCACCGGCAGCCGCTGCGCCGGGTTCGTCGCCGCGCTCGCCCGGCTCGGCGAGGAGGGCGCCCTGCGGCTGGTGCTCGACGCCGACGCGCTGACGTCGTTCGAAGAGGAGCCGCAGGCGCTGTTCCGCCTGCTCGTACGCGCGGAGCCGGGGGGCGAACCGCTCGTGGTGCTGACGCCGCACGAGGGCGAGTTCCGCCGGCTGTTCCCCGACCTCGCCGCCGACGGCACGCTGTCGAAGCTGGAGCGGGCGCAGGCGGCAGCGCGCCGGTCGCACGCGGTCGTGGTCGTGAAGGGGCCGGACACGGTGATCGCCGAACCGGCGGGCCGCGCTGCGGTCAACGCCAACGGGACGCCCTATCTGGCGACGGCCGGATCGGGCGACGTGCTGGCGGGCATCGCCGCCGGTCTGCTGGCGCAGGGCATGCCGGCCTTCGAGGCGGCCTGCGCCGCGGTCTGGATGCATGCCGAGGCGGGGTCGCGGTTCGGGCCGGGCCTGATCGCCGAGGACCTGCCGGGGCTTCTGCCGCCGGTGCTGGCGGACCTGCCGGCGCGGGCCTCCGGACGCTAA
- a CDS encoding type II toxin-antitoxin system VapC family toxin: MPIVDASVAIAWFVPIGTSASARPVLSYEPLAAPSLLRVELTSALIKYVRAGLAPERTVLEAVRSLDGLVHDWTEDALLLPVATGLALQLQHKIYDCLYLALALQRREPLVTADRRLAAKARDLAIETELIEPSF, encoded by the coding sequence ATGCCGATCGTTGATGCAAGCGTGGCGATCGCCTGGTTCGTCCCGATCGGCACCAGTGCGTCCGCGCGGCCGGTCCTGTCGTACGAGCCTCTGGCTGCGCCATCGCTGCTGCGGGTCGAACTGACCAGCGCGCTCATCAAATACGTTCGGGCCGGGCTGGCGCCGGAACGGACGGTTCTGGAGGCGGTCCGTTCTCTCGACGGGCTCGTCCACGACTGGACCGAGGACGCATTGCTGTTACCGGTGGCGACCGGGCTGGCCTTGCAGCTTCAGCACAAGATATATGACTGCCTCTACCTCGCCCTCGCGCTGCAACGCCGCGAGCCTCTCGTCACCGCCGACCGCCGCCTCGCGGCCAAGGCGCGCGACCTCGCCATCGAAACCGAACTGATAGAGCCTTCCTTTTGA
- a CDS encoding P-II family nitrogen regulator, whose protein sequence is MKKIEAIIKPFKLDEVKEALQEVGLQGITVTEAKGFGRQKGHTELYRGAEYVVDFLPKVKVEVVLADESVDAALEAIRKAAQTGRIGDGKIFVSNIEEVVRIRTGETGVDAI, encoded by the coding sequence ATGAAGAAAATCGAAGCGATCATCAAACCGTTCAAGCTGGACGAAGTGAAGGAAGCCCTTCAGGAAGTCGGCTTGCAGGGGATCACGGTTACCGAGGCGAAAGGTTTCGGGCGCCAGAAGGGGCACACCGAGCTCTACCGGGGAGCGGAGTATGTGGTGGACTTCCTGCCGAAGGTGAAGGTCGAGGTGGTGCTCGCCGACGAATCCGTCGACGCGGCACTCGAGGCGATCCGCAAGGCCGCACAGACGGGGCGGATCGGCGACGGCAAGATCTTCGTCTCCAACATCGAGGAAGTCGTCCGCATCCGCACGGGCGAGACCGGCGTCGACGCGATCTGA
- the glnA gene encoding type I glutamate--ammonia ligase, translated as MTTASDIMKQIKDNDVKFVDLRFTDPKGKLQHVTMDVAEVEEDMFADGVMFDGSSIAGWKAINESDMVLMPDTETVHMDPFFAQSTMVILCDILDPVSGEAYNRDPRGTAKKAEAYMKSEGIGDTIYVGPEAEFFVFDDVKYKADPYNTGFKLDSTELPSNDDTDYETGNLGHRPRVKGGYFPVPPIDSLQDMRSEMLTVLTEMGVRVEKHHHEVAAAQHELGIKFDTLVRNADKMLIYKYVVHQVANAYGKTATFMPKPIFGDNGSGMHVHQSIWKDGKPTFAGNEYAGLSETCLYYIGGIIKHAKAINAFTNPLTNSYKRLVPGYEAPVLLAYSARNRSASCRIPFGSSPKSKRVEVRFPDPGANPYLGFAAMLMAGIDGIKNKIHPGQPMDKDLYDLPPKELKKIPTVCGSLREALMSLDKDRGFLKAGGVFDDDQIDAYIELKMHEVMRFEMTPHPVEFDMYYSV; from the coding sequence ATGACGACAGCCAGCGACATCATGAAGCAGATCAAGGACAACGACGTGAAATTCGTCGACCTGCGCTTCACCGACCCGAAGGGCAAGCTCCAGCACGTCACCATGGACGTCGCCGAGGTCGAGGAGGACATGTTCGCCGACGGCGTGATGTTCGACGGATCCTCGATCGCGGGCTGGAAGGCGATCAACGAGTCCGACATGGTTCTCATGCCCGACACCGAGACGGTCCACATGGATCCGTTCTTCGCCCAGTCGACCATGGTCATCCTGTGCGACATCCTCGATCCGGTGTCCGGCGAGGCCTACAACCGCGATCCGCGCGGCACGGCCAAGAAGGCCGAGGCCTACATGAAGTCGGAAGGCATCGGCGACACCATCTATGTCGGCCCCGAGGCCGAGTTCTTCGTGTTCGACGACGTCAAGTACAAGGCCGACCCCTACAACACCGGCTTCAAGCTCGACTCGACCGAACTGCCGTCGAACGACGACACCGACTACGAGACCGGCAACCTCGGCCACCGTCCGCGCGTCAAGGGCGGCTACTTCCCGGTCCCGCCGATCGATTCGCTGCAGGACATGCGCTCGGAGATGCTGACCGTGCTCACCGAGATGGGGGTGCGCGTCGAGAAGCATCACCACGAGGTGGCGGCCGCCCAGCACGAGCTCGGCATCAAGTTCGACACGCTCGTCCGCAACGCCGACAAGATGCTGATCTACAAGTACGTCGTGCACCAGGTCGCCAATGCCTACGGCAAGACGGCCACCTTCATGCCGAAGCCGATCTTCGGCGACAACGGCTCGGGCATGCACGTGCACCAGTCGATCTGGAAGGACGGCAAGCCGACCTTCGCGGGCAATGAATATGCCGGCCTGTCGGAGACCTGCCTCTACTACATCGGCGGCATCATCAAGCACGCCAAGGCCATCAACGCCTTCACCAACCCGCTCACCAACTCCTACAAGCGTCTGGTGCCGGGCTACGAGGCGCCGGTGCTGCTCGCCTATTCGGCGCGCAACCGCTCGGCCTCCTGCCGCATCCCCTTCGGCTCCTCGCCGAAGTCGAAGCGCGTCGAGGTCCGCTTCCCCGATCCGGGCGCGAACCCCTATCTCGGCTTCGCGGCGATGCTGATGGCCGGCATCGACGGCATCAAGAACAAGATCCACCCCGGTCAGCCGATGGACAAGGATCTCTACGACCTGCCGCCGAAGGAGCTGAAGAAGATCCCGACCGTCTGCGGCTCGCTGCGCGAAGCCCTGATGAGCCTCGACAAGGACCGCGGCTTCCTGAAGGCCGGCGGCGTGTTCGACGACGACCAGATCGATGCCTATATCGAGCTGAAGATGCACGAGGTCATGCGCTTCGAGATGACCCCGCATCCGGTCGAGTTCGACATGTACTACTCGGTCTGA
- a CDS encoding type II toxin-antitoxin system RelE/ParE family toxin, with amino-acid sequence MSLGNLGDVRPIGDGLSELRIHYGQGYRIYLLQRGRTVVILLGGGDKGTQKSDIAAAKALAKELREQDDG; translated from the coding sequence CTGTCGCTCGGCAATCTCGGCGACGTCCGCCCCATCGGCGATGGGCTGTCGGAACTCCGGATCCACTACGGACAGGGATATCGGATCTATCTCCTGCAGCGTGGCCGCACGGTGGTGATCCTCCTCGGCGGCGGTGACAAGGGAACACAGAAGAGTGACATCGCCGCCGCGAAGGCTTTGGCGAAGGAACTTCGGGAGCAGGACGATGGCTGA
- a CDS encoding YaiI/YqxD family protein, which translates to MSAVPPGATADAAADASERSQVPRRPQVFVDADACPVKDEVVKVAERHGLVVTFVSNGGLRPSRDPMIRNVVVSKGADAADDWIVDNAAANDVAVTADVPLAARLVPKGVHVLGPTGRPFTPESIGMAVAMRDLKQHLRETGEDRGFNRSFSPRDRSEFLSALDRTVRRALHAGAAV; encoded by the coding sequence ATGAGCGCGGTCCCTCCCGGCGCCACCGCCGATGCGGCGGCGGACGCTTCCGAGCGTTCGCAGGTGCCGCGGCGGCCGCAGGTCTTCGTCGATGCCGATGCCTGTCCGGTGAAGGACGAGGTGGTGAAGGTCGCCGAGCGCCATGGGCTCGTCGTCACCTTCGTCTCCAATGGCGGCCTGCGCCCCTCGCGCGATCCGATGATCCGCAACGTGGTCGTGTCGAAGGGCGCGGATGCGGCCGACGACTGGATCGTCGACAACGCCGCCGCCAATGACGTCGCCGTCACTGCCGACGTGCCGCTCGCCGCGCGGCTGGTGCCGAAGGGCGTCCACGTGCTCGGCCCGACGGGGCGTCCCTTCACGCCCGAATCGATCGGCATGGCGGTGGCCATGCGCGACCTGAAGCAGCACCTGCGCGAGACCGGCGAGGACCGCGGCTTCAACCGCAGCTTCTCGCCGCGCGACCGCTCCGAATTCCTGTCGGCGCTCGACCGGACGGTGCGGCGGGCGCTCCATGCCGGCGCGGCCGTTTGA
- a CDS encoding addiction module antidote protein: MADLKTWDASEHLDSEDMIFAYMNAAMEEGDPALFTAALGDVARARGMSEVARNAGLSRESLYRALGRGGNPEFATIVKVMNAMGLRLSVSAASEHGREDA, encoded by the coding sequence ATGGCTGATCTGAAGACCTGGGATGCATCGGAGCATCTCGACAGCGAGGACATGATCTTCGCCTATATGAACGCGGCGATGGAGGAGGGCGACCCGGCCCTCTTCACGGCTGCGCTCGGCGACGTCGCGCGGGCGCGCGGCATGAGCGAGGTGGCGCGCAATGCGGGTCTCTCCCGCGAAAGCCTCTACCGGGCGCTCGGCCGCGGCGGAAATCCGGAATTCGCCACCATCGTCAAGGTGATGAACGCCATGGGGCTGCGCCTGTCCGTGTCGGCTGCCTCCGAGCACGGCCGCGAGGACGCCTGA
- the xth gene encoding exodeoxyribonuclease III yields the protein MKIATWNINGVKARIDNLIAWLTESRPDIVCLQEIKSVDEGFPRLEIEALGYHVETHGQKGFNGVAILSKLRFDEVNRRLPGDETDEQARFIEGVFSTKMGVLRVVSLYLPNGNPVGTEKFPYKLGWMERLERWSADRLALEEPLVLAGDYNVIPQPIDAKNPAAWVGDALFQPESRAAHRRLEWLGLTDATRAVTGEQVFTFWDYQAGAWQKNNGIRIDHLMLSPEAARHLSAASVEKHVRAWEKPSDHVPVAIELALEAA from the coding sequence ATGAAGATCGCGACCTGGAACATCAACGGCGTCAAGGCGCGGATCGACAACCTCATCGCCTGGCTGACGGAGAGCCGGCCCGACATCGTCTGCCTGCAGGAGATCAAGTCGGTCGACGAGGGTTTCCCGCGGCTCGAGATCGAGGCGCTGGGCTATCATGTCGAGACGCACGGGCAGAAGGGCTTCAACGGCGTCGCCATCCTGTCGAAGCTGCGCTTCGACGAGGTGAACCGGCGCCTGCCCGGCGACGAGACGGACGAGCAGGCGCGCTTCATCGAGGGCGTGTTCTCGACGAAGATGGGCGTGCTGCGCGTGGTCTCGCTCTACCTGCCGAACGGCAATCCCGTCGGCACGGAAAAGTTTCCCTACAAGCTCGGCTGGATGGAAAGGTTGGAGCGCTGGAGCGCGGACCGGCTGGCGCTGGAGGAGCCGCTGGTGCTCGCCGGCGACTACAATGTCATCCCGCAGCCGATCGACGCGAAGAACCCGGCCGCCTGGGTCGGCGACGCGCTGTTCCAGCCGGAGAGCCGGGCCGCGCACCGGCGGCTCGAATGGCTCGGCCTGACGGATGCGACGCGGGCGGTCACCGGCGAGCAGGTCTTCACCTTCTGGGACTACCAGGCCGGGGCCTGGCAGAAGAACAACGGCATCCGCATCGACCACCTCATGCTGTCGCCGGAAGCGGCGCGGCATCTGTCCGCGGCCTCCGTCGAGAAGCACGTGCGCGCGTGGGAGAAGCCGTCCGACCACGTGCCGGTGGCGATCGAGCTGGCGCTCGAAGCGGCCTGA
- a CDS encoding helix-turn-helix domain-containing protein codes for MAVVTPIHRRLPDADTFGGRLSRIRDAQGMSTAALARRVGVRQKTIEQWESDRSEPGVERLALLAGVLNVNLVWLLHGVGDAPTDEIGPDPLAAITVQLERLKRMHEDTGRIIDRIQRELTRLEEER; via the coding sequence ATGGCGGTCGTGACACCCATCCACCGGCGGCTTCCCGATGCCGATACCTTCGGCGGAAGGCTGTCGCGCATCCGCGACGCGCAGGGCATGAGCACGGCGGCGCTGGCCCGCCGCGTCGGCGTCCGCCAGAAGACGATCGAGCAGTGGGAGAGCGACCGCTCGGAGCCCGGCGTCGAGCGTCTGGCGCTGCTGGCGGGTGTGCTCAACGTCAATCTGGTCTGGCTGCTGCACGGCGTCGGCGACGCGCCCACCGACGAGATCGGCCCCGATCCGCTGGCGGCGATCACCGTCCAGCTGGAACGCCTCAAGCGCATGCACGAGGACACCGGCCGCATCATCGACCGCATCCAGCGCGAACTGACCCGGCTCGAAGAGGAGCGCTGA
- a CDS encoding S-(hydroxymethyl)glutathione dehydrogenase/class III alcohol dehydrogenase: protein MKTRAAVAVAAGKPLEIMEVDLEGPRAGEVLIEIKATGICHTDEFTLSGADPEGLFPAILGHEGAGIVVDVGPGVTTLKKGDHVIPLYTPECRSCPSCLSRKTNLCTAIRSTQGQGLMPDGTSRFSIGKDKIFHYMGCSTFSNFTVLPEIAVAKVNPDAPFDTICYIGCGVTTGIGAVINTAKVEIGATAAVFGLGGIGLNVIQGLKLAGADMIIGVDINNDKKEWGERFGMTHFVNPKEIDGDVVPHIVNLTKRGADQIGGADYTFDCTGNVKVMRQALECAHRGWGESIVIGVAGAGQEIATRPFQLVTGRVWKGTAFGGARGRTDVPKIVDWYMDGKIQIDPMITHRLSLDEINKGFDLMHAGESIRSVVVY from the coding sequence ATGAAGACCCGCGCAGCCGTCGCCGTCGCCGCCGGAAAGCCGCTCGAAATCATGGAGGTCGACCTCGAAGGGCCGCGCGCCGGCGAGGTGCTGATCGAGATCAAGGCGACCGGCATCTGCCACACCGACGAGTTCACCCTGTCGGGCGCCGATCCGGAAGGCCTGTTCCCGGCCATTCTCGGCCACGAGGGCGCCGGCATCGTCGTCGACGTCGGCCCGGGCGTCACCACGCTGAAGAAGGGCGACCACGTCATCCCGCTCTACACGCCCGAGTGCCGCTCCTGCCCGTCCTGCCTGTCGCGCAAGACCAACCTCTGCACCGCCATCCGCTCGACCCAGGGCCAGGGCCTGATGCCCGACGGCACCTCGCGCTTCTCGATCGGCAAGGACAAGATCTTCCACTACATGGGCTGCTCGACCTTCTCGAACTTCACCGTGCTGCCCGAGATCGCGGTTGCCAAGGTCAATCCCGACGCGCCCTTCGACACGATCTGCTACATCGGCTGCGGCGTCACCACCGGCATCGGCGCCGTCATCAACACGGCCAAGGTCGAGATCGGCGCGACGGCGGCGGTCTTCGGCCTCGGCGGCATCGGCCTGAACGTCATCCAGGGCCTGAAGCTCGCCGGTGCCGACATGATCATCGGCGTCGACATCAACAACGACAAGAAGGAGTGGGGCGAGCGCTTCGGCATGACGCATTTCGTCAATCCGAAGGAGATCGACGGCGACGTCGTGCCCCATATCGTCAACCTGACGAAGCGCGGCGCCGACCAGATCGGCGGCGCCGACTACACCTTCGACTGCACCGGCAACGTCAAGGTGATGCGCCAGGCGCTGGAATGCGCCCATCGCGGCTGGGGCGAATCGATCGTCATCGGCGTCGCCGGCGCCGGCCAGGAGATCGCCACCCGCCCGTTCCAGCTCGTCACCGGCCGCGTCTGGAAGGGCACCGCCTTCGGCGGCGCGCGCGGCCGCACCGACGTGCCGAAGATCGTCGACTGGTACATGGACGGCAAGATCCAGATCGACCCGATGATCACCCACCGCCTGTCGCTCGACGAGATCAACAAGGGCTTCGACCTGATGCATGCCGGCGAGAGCATCCGCAGCGTCGTGGTCTACTGA